A stretch of the Paenibacillus dendritiformis genome encodes the following:
- a CDS encoding MetQ/NlpA family ABC transporter substrate-binding protein, producing MKKTVILLSLILTFGLLAACGSGSSSSGGDNAKQEESRTLKFGATAGPYSDMLTKAIKPIMEKKGYTIEIVEFGDYVQPNLALSNGDLDANLFQHKIYMDNFAKENKLELTDLIAVPTAPMGIYSSKYNSLDEIAEGSTVALANDPTNLARSLGLLQDAGLLTIKDDIDPLRVSEKDVKDNPKQLVLQPIEAAQLPRAVDSADLALVPGNFALAAKMNLLDALKLENMPDDYRNRVVINTADKDKAFAKDLKEAVESPEFEQRIDEQFQGFGKPEWMLNRK from the coding sequence ATGAAAAAGACAGTCATTCTTCTCTCGCTTATCCTGACATTCGGCCTGCTGGCCGCCTGCGGCAGCGGTTCGTCCTCCAGCGGCGGGGACAATGCGAAGCAGGAGGAGAGCAGAACGTTGAAGTTCGGGGCCACCGCAGGCCCATACAGCGATATGCTGACGAAGGCGATCAAGCCGATTATGGAGAAAAAAGGCTATACGATCGAAATCGTCGAATTCGGAGATTACGTGCAGCCGAATCTGGCGCTGTCCAACGGCGATCTGGACGCAAACCTGTTCCAGCACAAAATCTATATGGATAACTTCGCCAAGGAGAACAAGCTAGAGCTGACCGATCTGATCGCCGTACCGACGGCGCCGATGGGCATCTACTCCTCGAAATACAACTCGCTCGACGAGATCGCCGAGGGCAGCACCGTCGCGCTGGCGAACGATCCGACCAATCTGGCCCGTTCGCTGGGGCTGCTGCAGGATGCCGGCCTCCTGACGATCAAGGACGACATCGATCCGCTGCGCGTCTCGGAGAAGGACGTCAAGGACAACCCGAAGCAGCTCGTGCTGCAGCCGATCGAAGCCGCCCAGCTGCCGCGTGCCGTCGACAGCGCCGATCTTGCCCTCGTGCCGGGCAACTTCGCCCTCGCGGCCAAGATGAATCTGCTCGACGCGCTGAAGCTGGAAAATATGCCGGATGATTACCGCAACCGGGTCGTCATCAACACGGCCGACAAGGATAAGGCCTTCGCGAAGGATCTGAAGGAAGCGGTCGAGTCGCCGGAATTCGAGCAGAGAATCGATGAACAGTTCCAGGGCTTCGGCAAGCCGGAGTGGATGCTGAACCGGAAGTAA
- a CDS encoding TrmB family transcriptional regulator, producing the protein MIEELRKLGLSELEARCYLALHAEPKISGYEVAKKVSVSRTNVYAALRSLTDKGVCRAIEADPVLYDAVPIEQLVRMLQSDFEQTARTLVKHLKSPPQSAASFYNWQGDNAIRTAIRRLAANADKSIVVDIWAEDVHWVEEPLLEAERRGVFVTLIVIGECAVRLNRVLFHRRSDAWDASEARKFSILCDSRSALLGSFGSTVKLSALETNHPAVVELLLNGFYHDVIMDRVEQDFGGMFTERYGDHYDDIIHPYRKYLD; encoded by the coding sequence ATGATCGAGGAATTGCGCAAGCTGGGCCTGTCCGAGCTGGAAGCGAGATGCTATCTGGCGCTGCATGCGGAGCCGAAGATTTCAGGCTATGAAGTGGCCAAAAAGGTCTCCGTCTCCCGCACCAACGTGTACGCCGCATTGCGCTCCTTGACGGACAAAGGCGTATGCCGCGCGATCGAAGCGGACCCCGTCCTGTACGATGCCGTCCCGATCGAACAGCTCGTCCGCATGCTTCAATCCGATTTCGAGCAGACCGCACGCACGCTGGTGAAGCATCTGAAGTCTCCGCCGCAGTCGGCGGCGTCCTTCTATAATTGGCAGGGCGACAACGCGATTCGCACCGCCATCCGGCGCCTTGCGGCCAATGCGGACAAAAGCATCGTCGTCGACATTTGGGCCGAAGATGTCCATTGGGTCGAGGAGCCGCTGCTGGAGGCGGAGCGGAGAGGCGTCTTCGTGACGCTGATCGTGATCGGGGAATGCGCCGTCCGGCTGAACCGCGTGCTGTTCCATCGCCGAAGCGATGCCTGGGACGCGTCGGAGGCGAGGAAGTTCTCGATTCTGTGCGATTCCCGCTCCGCTCTGCTCGGGAGCTTCGGCAGCACCGTCAAGCTGTCCGCCCTGGAGACGAATCATCCCGCCGTCGTCGAGCTGCTGCTGAACGGCTTCTACCACGACGTCATTATGGATCGGGTCGAGCAGGACTTCGGCGGCATGTTCACTGAACGCTACGGCGATCATTACGATGACATTATTCACCCTTACCGGAAATACTTAGATTAA
- a CDS encoding DUF2332 domain-containing protein, giving the protein MVEKGGVDLANASLSDRFARFARQECAGSCDLYEHLALRIAADNELLRIASHARPGQPVPNLLFGAVQYLLLSGADHELRRYYDGLVEEPGDIRQSFPPFKDFCLKYADGIVTLLKTKIVQTNEVRRCAYLYPSFCHIYENIRKPLALIEIGTSAGLQLIWDQYGYSYGSGVVYGNPAGEVRIAAAIIGGGDTAPPLLPHSPPVTARIGVDLHINQLSDPEDRRWLRALIWPGHRDRVALFDDAARCLTGQPVKLIEGDGTELLPSLAAGIPDDAAICVFHTHVANQMPPEAKRRLEQHIREMGSRRDLFHLYNNMWDANLHLDEYIGGVERRTVLAETEGHGRWFRWIDPGA; this is encoded by the coding sequence ATGGTGGAAAAAGGAGGGGTTGATTTGGCTAACGCAAGCTTGTCCGACCGTTTCGCACGCTTTGCGCGTCAAGAATGCGCAGGATCCTGCGATCTGTACGAGCATCTGGCGCTGCGCATCGCCGCCGACAATGAATTGCTCCGGATCGCCTCGCATGCAAGACCGGGCCAGCCGGTGCCGAACCTGCTCTTCGGCGCGGTTCAATACTTGCTGCTCTCCGGCGCCGATCACGAGCTGCGCCGCTACTATGACGGACTCGTCGAGGAGCCGGGAGACATCCGGCAATCGTTCCCGCCGTTCAAGGATTTCTGCCTCAAATACGCTGACGGTATCGTTACGCTCCTGAAGACCAAGATCGTACAGACGAACGAGGTCAGGCGCTGCGCCTATCTGTACCCGAGCTTCTGCCACATCTACGAGAACATACGCAAACCGTTGGCGCTGATCGAGATCGGCACGAGCGCGGGACTGCAGCTGATATGGGATCAGTACGGGTATTCCTACGGATCCGGAGTTGTGTACGGCAACCCGGCCGGAGAGGTCCGGATCGCGGCGGCCATTATCGGAGGCGGAGACACTGCCCCGCCGCTGCTGCCGCACAGTCCCCCTGTTACCGCCCGGATCGGCGTCGATCTGCATATCAACCAGTTGTCCGATCCGGAAGACCGCCGATGGCTGCGGGCTTTGATCTGGCCCGGACACCGGGACAGAGTCGCGCTGTTCGACGATGCGGCCCGCTGCCTGACCGGACAGCCGGTGAAGCTGATCGAGGGAGACGGGACCGAGCTGCTCCCGAGTCTCGCGGCCGGCATTCCCGACGACGCGGCCATCTGCGTCTTCCATACCCATGTCGCCAATCAGATGCCGCCGGAAGCGAAGCGGCGCCTTGAGCAGCACATCAGGGAGATGGGCAGCAGACGCGATCTGTTCCACCTGTACAACAATATGTGGGACGCGAATCTGCATCTGGATGAATATATCGGCGGGGTTGAACGCAGAACGGTGCTTGCCGAGACCGAAGGACACGGGCGATGGTTCCGCTGGATCGATCCCGGCGCATAA
- a CDS encoding methionine ABC transporter ATP-binding protein encodes MIEIRNLVKEYRSKTGTVVGVDHVSLHIEKGDIYGIIGRSGAGKSSLLRCINLLEQPSSGSILVDGVDLTKLQGEQLRQARLKIGMIFQHFHLIRSKTVYENIAFALKANRTSKADIEARVTELLEMVGLADKRDVYPSQLSGGQKQRVGIARALANDPHVLLCDEATSALDPETTQSILDLLQKINREWKLTIVLITHEMEVVKAICDRMAVMQNGRVVEEGPVYDIFANPQHPMTRSFISSLFQFELPDRLLRNGAGTVVKVHFVAPQAEEAVITDMLKRFDVMGNILHGKIEYIHDAPLGILILELNGDPAEVRRAMDYIASRTHRLEVIR; translated from the coding sequence ATGATAGAGATAAGGAATCTCGTCAAGGAGTACCGGAGCAAGACGGGAACGGTCGTCGGTGTCGATCATGTCTCGCTGCATATCGAGAAGGGCGACATCTACGGCATCATCGGGCGAAGCGGAGCGGGCAAAAGCTCCCTGCTGCGCTGCATCAATCTGCTGGAGCAGCCGAGCTCGGGCAGCATCCTCGTCGACGGCGTCGATCTGACCAAGCTGCAGGGCGAGCAGCTCCGTCAGGCCCGGTTGAAAATCGGGATGATCTTTCAACATTTTCACCTGATTCGATCCAAGACGGTCTACGAGAACATCGCCTTCGCGCTCAAGGCGAACCGGACATCCAAGGCGGATATCGAAGCGCGCGTGACCGAGCTGCTGGAGATGGTCGGCTTGGCCGACAAGCGCGACGTCTATCCTTCGCAGCTGAGCGGCGGCCAGAAGCAGCGGGTGGGCATCGCCAGAGCTCTCGCGAACGATCCGCATGTGCTGCTCTGCGACGAGGCGACATCCGCGCTCGACCCGGAGACGACTCAGTCCATCCTCGACCTGCTGCAAAAGATCAACCGTGAATGGAAGCTGACGATCGTGCTGATTACCCATGAGATGGAAGTCGTCAAGGCGATCTGCGATCGGATGGCGGTCATGCAGAACGGCCGCGTCGTCGAGGAGGGACCTGTCTATGATATCTTTGCGAATCCGCAGCATCCGATGACCCGCTCCTTCATCAGCAGCCTGTTCCAATTCGAGCTGCCCGACCGCTTGCTCCGGAACGGCGCCGGCACCGTCGTCAAGGTTCACTTCGTCGCCCCGCAGGCGGAGGAAGCCGTCATTACCGATATGCTGAAGAGGTTCGACGTCATGGGCAATATCCTGCATGGCAAAATCGAATATATCCATGATGCGCCCCTCGGCATCCTTATCCTGGAGCTGAACGGCGACCCGGCCGAAGTCCGGCGGGCCATGGATTATATCGCATCGCGAACGCACCGACTGGAGGTAATCAGATAA
- a CDS encoding S9 family peptidase, whose translation MSKRISRDLYDRAARLMSAEWHRYVFNGRVVPNWLAGGNRFWYRRDVRLGREKGTEYVLVDPAANASKPAFDHERLAASLGRELGRRLDRHHLELDRLELPESCRLIRFDMDGERWECDLSGYRCTRLPARPRPEPYELLSPDGQWGAYAEKHNLFIRHIESGEVRQLTFGGEPDYEYAGSVEAMNLNLRPEAKSFPAALWSPDSTKLLTMRLDQRSLRELHLLQHVPSAPSGDLRPVRHSMRYACPGDPHVPLADIVICDIEREASIAVEAPRIILCSDSPFSPLAPQAGWSKDSKQVFYLSMARDYRSAKLIAADAETGAARIAVEEQSDTFLFIDLYHFGNLDLYLRPDPNFRLLHDDTALWLSERDGYAHLYLFDSRTGQLIRQITSGEWNVRRLAAVDERQQWIYFMASGREPGRDPYCQHLYRIRLEGSGLTLLTPEDADHKIAFAPDLSCFTDTYSRVDLPPVSVLRHNDGTLARDLERADIELLLEQGYQLPERFTVKAADGETDLYGILVPPASREPGRKYPLIDYFYGGPQLLNTPKSFLFEAPLDFSGGAQSFAQLGFAAIVMDGTGTPYRSKAFHDTSDGRLEHAAGLADHAAAIPQLAERYPFIDPERVGIWGVSGGGYGSARAILTYPDVYSVAVSGAGNHDQRAYIAAWGERFQGLPGKEHPGRYARQDNARLAANLKGKLLLAHGDMDDNVHIAHTMQLVDALIRANKDFDLLIMPNVNHSIQSNRYFIRRKWDYFVKHLLGAEPPAQYEIAPEAQHAAAEAAPPIPD comes from the coding sequence ATGAGTAAAAGGATATCCCGCGATCTGTATGATCGCGCCGCGAGACTGATGAGCGCCGAGTGGCACCGGTACGTCTTCAACGGCCGTGTCGTGCCGAACTGGCTTGCCGGCGGGAACCGGTTCTGGTACCGGCGCGACGTGCGGCTTGGCAGAGAGAAGGGAACCGAGTATGTCCTCGTCGATCCGGCGGCGAACGCCTCGAAGCCGGCCTTCGATCATGAACGCCTCGCCGCTTCCCTTGGCCGGGAGCTTGGCCGGAGGCTGGATCGCCATCATTTGGAGCTGGATCGGCTGGAGCTGCCCGAATCATGCCGCCTCATTCGCTTCGACATGGACGGGGAGCGGTGGGAATGCGATCTGTCCGGCTATCGGTGCACCCGCCTCCCGGCCCGGCCGCGCCCAGAGCCGTACGAGCTGCTCTCTCCCGACGGGCAGTGGGGCGCCTACGCCGAGAAGCATAATCTGTTCATCCGCCATATCGAGAGCGGCGAAGTGCGGCAGCTGACCTTCGGCGGCGAGCCTGATTATGAGTATGCGGGCAGTGTGGAGGCGATGAACCTGAATCTCCGCCCCGAAGCCAAGTCTTTCCCGGCCGCCTTATGGTCGCCCGATTCGACGAAGCTCCTGACAATGCGGCTCGATCAGCGTTCGCTCCGCGAGCTTCATCTGCTTCAACACGTGCCGTCTGCCCCAAGCGGGGATCTCCGGCCTGTCCGGCATTCGATGCGCTATGCTTGTCCAGGAGATCCCCATGTCCCGCTGGCCGACATCGTCATCTGCGATATTGAGCGGGAGGCCAGCATCGCCGTGGAGGCGCCCCGGATTATCCTCTGTTCCGACAGCCCCTTCAGCCCGCTCGCGCCGCAGGCCGGCTGGAGCAAGGACAGCAAGCAGGTCTTCTACCTGTCGATGGCCCGCGATTACCGTTCGGCCAAGCTGATCGCCGCCGATGCGGAGACAGGGGCGGCGCGAATCGCCGTCGAGGAACAGAGCGATACGTTCCTGTTCATCGATCTGTATCATTTCGGCAATCTGGACCTGTACCTGCGGCCGGATCCGAACTTCCGTCTGCTGCATGACGATACGGCCCTCTGGCTCTCGGAGCGCGACGGGTACGCTCATCTGTATCTGTTCGACAGCCGCACGGGACAGCTCATCCGGCAGATTACGTCCGGCGAATGGAACGTCCGGCGTCTGGCGGCCGTGGATGAGCGCCAGCAATGGATCTATTTCATGGCCAGCGGCCGCGAACCGGGGCGGGATCCGTACTGCCAGCACCTGTACCGCATCCGTCTCGAAGGCTCGGGCCTGACGCTGTTGACGCCGGAGGATGCGGATCATAAGATCGCCTTCGCTCCGGATCTGAGCTGCTTCACGGACACGTATTCGCGCGTCGATCTTCCCCCGGTATCCGTGCTGCGCCACAACGACGGCACCCTCGCCCGGGATCTGGAACGGGCCGATATCGAGCTGCTGCTGGAGCAGGGCTATCAGCTGCCGGAACGATTTACGGTCAAGGCCGCGGATGGAGAGACGGATCTGTACGGCATTCTGGTCCCTCCCGCATCCCGCGAACCGGGGCGGAAGTATCCGCTGATTGACTATTTCTATGGCGGGCCCCAGCTTCTCAATACGCCGAAGTCGTTCCTGTTCGAGGCCCCCCTTGATTTCTCCGGCGGCGCCCAATCGTTCGCCCAGCTCGGCTTCGCCGCGATCGTGATGGACGGGACGGGGACGCCGTACCGCTCGAAGGCGTTCCATGACACGTCCGACGGCAGGCTGGAGCATGCGGCCGGATTGGCCGATCATGCCGCCGCCATCCCGCAGCTGGCCGAACGCTACCCGTTCATCGATCCGGAGCGCGTCGGCATCTGGGGCGTCTCCGGAGGCGGCTACGGCTCGGCCCGGGCCATCCTGACCTATCCCGACGTCTATTCCGTCGCCGTCTCGGGGGCCGGCAATCACGATCAGCGCGCCTACATTGCGGCATGGGGCGAGCGCTTCCAGGGGCTGCCCGGCAAAGAACATCCGGGGCGGTACGCCCGTCAGGACAACGCCCGACTGGCGGCCAATCTGAAGGGCAAGCTGCTGCTCGCGCACGGCGATATGGATGACAACGTCCATATCGCCCATACGATGCAGCTCGTCGATGCGCTGATTCGGGCGAACAAGGACTTCGATCTGCTCATCATGCCGAACGTCAATCACAGCATTCAGTCCAACCGCTATTTCATCCGGCGCAAATGGGATTATTTCGTGAAGCATCTGCTCGGGGCCGAACCGCCCGCCCAGTATGAGATCGCGCCGGAGGCGCAGCATGCGGCCGCAGAGGCCGCTCCGCCTATTCCCGACTAA
- a CDS encoding methionine ABC transporter permease, with protein sequence MDSLIQILPDLYKAFFQTLYMVGISLVAALILGLPIGIILFVTDKGLFLENRLTRVILGFFVNMIRSIPFIILLVTLLPLTKLIAGTTIGPTAASVSLSVAAVPFFARLVETALREIDKGVIEAAVSIGATPWMIIKDVLLPEAKPGIVQGINITAISLVAYSAMAGTIGGGGIGDLAIRFGYYRYDNMVMFTTVIILICLVQLIQYAGDFAAKKVDKR encoded by the coding sequence ATGGACTCCCTCATACAGATCCTGCCCGATCTGTACAAGGCGTTTTTTCAGACCTTGTATATGGTGGGCATCTCATTAGTTGCCGCTTTAATTCTGGGTCTTCCTATTGGAATAATATTATTTGTGACGGATAAAGGACTGTTCCTGGAAAACCGCCTGACCCGCGTGATCCTGGGCTTCTTCGTCAACATGATCCGGTCGATTCCGTTCATCATCCTGCTCGTCACGCTGCTGCCGCTGACGAAGCTGATCGCCGGCACCACCATCGGCCCGACGGCCGCATCCGTCTCGTTATCGGTTGCCGCTGTCCCGTTCTTCGCCCGGCTCGTCGAGACCGCGCTGCGCGAGATCGACAAGGGCGTCATCGAAGCGGCGGTGTCGATCGGGGCCACGCCGTGGATGATCATCAAGGATGTGCTGCTTCCCGAAGCGAAGCCCGGCATCGTCCAGGGGATCAACATCACGGCCATCAGTCTTGTGGCCTACTCGGCCATGGCCGGGACGATCGGCGGAGGCGGCATCGGCGATCTGGCGATCCGCTTCGGGTACTACCGCTATGACAATATGGTCATGTTCACCACCGTCATCATCCTTATCTGCCTTGTGCAGCTCATTCAATATGCCGGCGATTTCGCGGCCAAAAAGGTAGACAAGCGCTAA
- a CDS encoding iron-containing alcohol dehydrogenase family protein, whose translation MTTLEQPLIVRGAPAIYRCEAGILEKLESLLQPYGCRRALVVHGERSWEAAAPYWPRQTEMTLLTLAYRGECTLAEASRIAREAREAQADIVLGVGGGKVMDLVKAAGIEAGLDTVLVPTLASNCAAWTPLSVFYDERGRFTHYTLHPRSPLMVLVDPQIALRAPAAYLRAGIADTLAKWYEAAVLVRQWSQPPAAVRIAHLTARLCQTALLEHGPQSVRDAERQQLTDAFTLAVETIIMTGGTVGGFGDHAGRIAGAHSIHNGLTAAPATHQLLHGDKVAYGILVQLALEGNLAEVERLLPFYQDMGLPRRLSDLGLSASDRETLDRVAAASVHPQESIHLMNRNVTADDVRQAMLQLESAAAGTS comes from the coding sequence ATGACAACGCTGGAACAGCCCCTTATCGTCAGAGGGGCTCCCGCCATCTACCGCTGCGAAGCCGGCATCCTGGAGAAGCTGGAGTCCCTGCTCCAGCCGTACGGCTGCCGCCGGGCGCTCGTCGTGCACGGCGAGCGCTCCTGGGAGGCCGCGGCTCCGTATTGGCCGCGGCAGACGGAGATGACGCTGCTGACGCTGGCGTACCGCGGCGAGTGCACGCTGGCGGAGGCCAGCCGCATCGCCCGCGAGGCACGGGAGGCACAGGCCGATATTGTGCTCGGCGTCGGCGGGGGCAAAGTGATGGACCTCGTCAAGGCGGCAGGCATCGAAGCCGGACTCGACACGGTGCTCGTGCCGACGCTCGCGTCGAACTGCGCGGCCTGGACGCCGCTCAGCGTGTTCTACGATGAACGGGGCCGCTTCACGCATTACACGCTCCATCCGAGAAGTCCGCTCATGGTGCTGGTCGATCCGCAGATCGCCCTGCGCGCGCCGGCCGCTTACCTGCGGGCCGGCATCGCCGATACGCTGGCGAAATGGTACGAGGCCGCCGTGCTCGTCCGCCAGTGGAGCCAGCCGCCCGCGGCCGTGAGGATCGCGCACCTCACGGCCCGCCTGTGCCAGACCGCTCTGCTGGAGCACGGCCCGCAGAGCGTTCGGGATGCCGAGCGGCAGCAATTGACGGACGCGTTCACGCTCGCCGTCGAGACGATCATTATGACGGGCGGCACGGTCGGCGGCTTCGGCGACCATGCGGGGCGAATCGCGGGGGCCCATTCGATCCACAACGGGCTGACGGCAGCCCCCGCGACGCATCAGCTGCTCCATGGGGACAAGGTCGCCTATGGCATTCTCGTCCAGCTCGCGCTGGAGGGCAATCTGGCCGAAGTCGAGCGCCTGCTGCCATTCTACCAGGATATGGGCCTCCCCCGCCGCCTGTCCGATCTCGGGCTGTCCGCTTCGGATCGCGAGACGCTGGACCGCGTCGCGGCCGCGTCTGTCCATCCGCAGGAGTCGATTCATCTGATGAACCGGAACGTGACGGCGGACGATGTGCGGCAAGCGATGCTGCAGCTGGAATCGGCGGCCGCCGGAACATCATAG